From one Dama dama isolate Ldn47 chromosome 32, ASM3311817v1, whole genome shotgun sequence genomic stretch:
- the LOC133050416 gene encoding elongation factor 1-alpha 1-like, giving the protein MGKEKTHINIVVIGHVDSGKSTTTGHLIYKCGGIDKRTIEKFEKEAAEMGKGSFKYAWVLDKLKAERERGITIDTSLWKFETSKYYVTIIDAPGHRDFIKNMITGTSQADCAVLIVAAGVGEFEAGISKNGQTCEHALLAYTLGVKQLIVGVNKMDSTEPPYSQKRYEEIVKEVSTYIEKIGYNPDTVAFVPISGWNGDNMLEPSANMPWFKGWKVTRKDGNASGTTLLEALDCILPPTRPTDKPLHLPLQDVYKIGGVGTVPVGRVETGVLKPGMVVTFAPVNVTTEVKSVEMHHEALSEALPGDNVGFNVKNVSVKDVCRGNVAGDSKNDPPMEAAGFTAQVIILNHPGQISAGYAPVLDCHTAHIACKFAELKEKIDRRSGKKLEDGPKFLKSGDAAIVDMVPGKPMCVESFSDYPPLGHFAVRDMRQTVAVGVIKAVDKNAAGAGKVTKSAQKAQKAK; this is encoded by the coding sequence atgggaaaagagaagacCCACATCAACATCGTTGTCATTGGGCACGTAGATTCAGGGAAGTCTACCACGACTGGCCATCTGATCTACAAATGTGGCGGGATCGACAAGAGAACAATTGAGAAGTTCGAGAAGGAGGCTGCCGAGATGGGAAAGGGCTCCTTCAAATATGCCTGGGTCTTGGACAAACTGAAAGCTGAACGTGAGCGTGGTATCACCATTGATACCTCCCTGTGGAAATTTGAGACCAGCAAGTACTATGTTACCATCATTGATGCCCCAGGACACAGAGACTTCATAAAAAACATGATTACAGGCACATCCCAGGCTGACTGTGCTGTCCTGATTGTTGCTGCTGGTGTTGGTGAATTTGAAGCCGGTATCTCCAAGAACGGGCAGACCTGTGAGCATGCCCTTCTGGCTTACACTCTGGGTGTGAAACAACTAATTGTTGGAGTTAACAAAATGgattccactgagccaccctacAGCCAGAAGAGATACGAGGAAATTGTTAAGGAAGTCAGCACCTATATTGAGAAAATTGGCTACAACCCCGACACAGTAGCATTTGTGCCAATTTCTGGCTGGAATGGTGACAACATGCTGGAGCCAAGTGCTAACATGCCATGGTTCAAGGGATGGAAAGTCACCCGTAAGGACGGCAACGCCAGTGGAACCACCCTGCTTGAAGCTCTGGATTGCATCCTGCCACCAACTCGCCCAACTGACAAACCCTTGCATTTGCCTCTCCAGGATGTCTACAAAATTGGTGGTGTTGGTACTGTCCCTGTGGGTCGTGTGGAGACTGGTGTTCTCAAACCTGGCATGGTGGTCACCTTTGCTCCAGTCAATGTAACAACTGAAGTGAAGTCTGTAGAAATGCACCATGAAGCATTGAGTGAAGCCCTTCCTGGGGACAATGTGGGCTTCAATGTCAAGAACGTGTCTGTCAAAGATGTCTGTCGTGGCAATGTGGCTGGTGACAGCAAAAATGATCCACCCATGGAAGCTGCTGGCTTCACAGCTCAGGTGATTATTTTGAACCATCCAGGCCAAATCAGTGCTGGATATGCACCTGTGCTGGATTGTCACACAGCTCACATCGCTTGCAAGTTTGCTGAGCTGAAGGAGAAGATTGATCGTCGTTCTGGGAAAAAGCTGGAAGATGGCCCTAAATTCTTGAAATCTGGTGATGCTGCCATTGTTGATATGGTTCCTGGCAAGCCCATGTGTGTCGAGAGCTTCTCTGATTATCCTCCCCTGGGCCATTTTGCTGTGCGTGACATGAGACAGACAGTTGCTGTGGGTGTCATCAAGGCAGTGGACAAGAATGCAGCTGGAGCTGGCAAGGTCACCAAGTCTGCCCAGAAAGCTCAGAAGGCTAAATGA